In the Sulfolobales archaeon genome, one interval contains:
- a CDS encoding CBS domain-containing protein → MSRDLGFISGLKAFDVASDVPTCYVNDPLAIALNILAMKRAPRRIILIDQGRRVRGVITALRILEILLSYRGASLIRSEGLTKVLREEVYLFADEAPYTMEMNTPLPAVIMHMGENNISMIPLIDSVGVYRGAVTEKQVASLASGRRLGLKVSEYVEDYPIVYIVDSVLRASEAMIRSRKAKAVVIDEGGRAVGVVTASDILRMPLLTEEIIDLLRADVEVSVERILSTIPVSKVMSAPAITVGEDEDLGYAAEIFTANDIGIMPITRREEGGKMIGVISRMGVVRALARVLRGG, encoded by the coding sequence ATGTCCAGGGATCTGGGGTTTATCTCTGGGTTGAAGGCTTTTGATGTGGCTTCCGATGTTCCCACATGCTATGTGAATGATCCGCTTGCTATTGCTCTCAACATATTAGCTATGAAGAGGGCTCCTAGGAGGATTATACTTATAGATCAGGGGAGAAGGGTTAGAGGTGTGATCACAGCGCTCAGGATATTGGAGATACTACTTAGCTATAGAGGAGCCTCGCTCATCAGAAGCGAGGGTCTTACAAAGGTTCTGAGGGAAGAGGTCTATCTATTCGCAGATGAAGCCCCATATACTATGGAGATGAATACACCACTTCCAGCTGTTATCATGCATATGGGTGAGAACAACATATCTATGATCCCCCTCATAGATTCTGTTGGGGTATATAGAGGAGCTGTTACCGAGAAGCAGGTGGCCTCCCTAGCCTCAGGCCGCAGGCTCGGCTTAAAGGTCTCGGAGTATGTGGAGGACTACCCAATAGTCTATATAGTGGATAGCGTGCTCAGAGCCTCTGAAGCCATGATCAGGTCTCGGAAGGCTAAGGCAGTTGTTATAGATGAAGGTGGGAGAGCTGTTGGTGTGGTTACAGCATCTGATATCCTTAGAATGCCCCTTCTCACGGAGGAGATTATAGATCTGCTGAGGGCAGATGTAGAGGTAAGCGTTGAGAGGATCCTATCCACGATACCTGTGTCAAAGGTTATGAGCGCCCCAGCTATTACAGTTGGTGAGGACGAGGATCTAGGGTATGCTGCTGAGATATTCACAGCAAATGACATAGGTATAATGCCTATAACCAGGAGGGAGGAGGGTGGGAAGATGATAGGGGTTATTTCGAGGATGGGTGTTGTGAGGGCTCTTGCAAGGGTCTTGAGAGGAGGCTAG
- a CDS encoding glycosyltransferase, translated as MAIERRLEDYKGIVDEDELESIRRLAKRVEGARILHVNSTKKGGGVAEMLRSIVPLANSVGLRVRWDVIEGDREFFEVTKTFHNALQGNKGLSLSRAMVEKYLEVNRLNAERLNLDADVVVIHDPQPAALISYKRNANSKWIWRCHIDLSDPNQEFWNFLRGFVSRYDGDIFSHGTYIPRDLTGVKIYISHPSIDPLTDKNKPLTPSEVEDIIRRHDIDPERPIVGQVARFDPWKDHPSVVKVYRRLREKVDGLQLVLLGSFADDDPEGERIYREILREVGGERDIHVINKHDDLLVNAVQRSMVFAFQLSIREGFGLTVSEALWKYTPVIARRAGGIPLQVIDGVTGYLVDTLEEAYERGLQLLRKPWLARILGSNGHQHVKKNFLITRDLRDYLRIHIDLVGI; from the coding sequence ATGGCTATTGAGAGGAGGCTTGAGGATTACAAGGGTATTGTAGATGAGGATGAGCTTGAATCTATAAGGAGGCTTGCTAAAAGGGTTGAGGGCGCTAGGATCCTCCATGTGAACTCCACCAAGAAGGGTGGAGGTGTTGCTGAGATGCTGAGGAGCATAGTTCCCCTAGCCAATTCAGTGGGGCTTAGGGTTAGGTGGGATGTTATAGAGGGTGATAGGGAGTTCTTCGAGGTTACTAAGACCTTCCACAACGCTCTCCAGGGTAATAAGGGGCTGAGCCTGTCGAGGGCTATGGTTGAGAAGTACCTCGAGGTTAATAGGTTGAATGCTGAGAGGCTTAATCTAGATGCTGATGTAGTGGTTATACATGATCCACAGCCTGCTGCTTTGATAAGCTATAAGAGAAATGCTAATTCTAAGTGGATTTGGAGGTGCCACATAGATCTCTCAGATCCTAATCAGGAGTTCTGGAACTTTCTAAGGGGTTTTGTCTCTAGATATGATGGCGACATATTCTCCCATGGAACCTATATACCGAGGGATCTCACAGGTGTTAAGATCTATATCTCCCACCCATCAATAGATCCTCTCACGGATAAGAACAAGCCTCTAACCCCCTCAGAGGTAGAGGATATTATTAGGAGACACGATATAGATCCTGAGAGGCCTATAGTTGGCCAGGTAGCTAGGTTCGACCCGTGGAAGGATCACCCATCCGTGGTTAAGGTATATAGAAGGCTTAGGGAGAAGGTGGATGGCCTCCAACTAGTCCTCCTAGGATCCTTCGCAGACGATGATCCGGAGGGTGAGAGGATATATAGAGAGATCCTCAGAGAGGTTGGGGGCGAGAGAGATATACATGTGATCAATAAGCACGATGATCTACTTGTAAACGCTGTCCAGAGATCCATGGTATTCGCATTCCAACTATCCATCAGAGAAGGCTTTGGCCTAACCGTGAGCGAGGCCCTATGGAAATACACACCAGTAATAGCTAGAAGAGCGGGGGGCATCCCACTCCAGGTGATAGATGGAGTCACAGGATACCTAGTGGACACACTTGAAGAGGCATATGAAAGGGGCCTCCAACTGCTTAGAAAACCATGGCTAGCAAGGATCCTAGGCTCTAACGGGCATCAACATGTGAAGAAGAACTTCCTAATAACAAGAGACCTTAGAGACTACCTGAGAATCCATATAGACCTCGTCGGGATCTAA
- a CDS encoding MIP/aquaporin family protein, whose translation MAELTPYVAEFIGTMLLIIFGDGVVANALLARTKGNILGGTTAGWIVITTGWAMGVTVGVYASFWASGGHINPAVTIALASLGLFPWSMVPGYIVSQVLGAFVGAVIVYLAYMDHFRETQDKAAKLGVFSTIPQIRSLPKNFVTEVIGTLVLMLGVLAITSRQAGVPPYLAPALVGFLVWGIGLSLGGPTGYAINPARDLGPRIAHQLLPIPGKGSSDWVYGATVPIFGPIVGALLGALIWRLYTL comes from the coding sequence ATGGCAGAGCTAACCCCCTATGTAGCGGAGTTCATAGGAACCATGCTCCTGATAATCTTTGGAGATGGTGTTGTTGCAAACGCTCTCCTAGCAAGAACCAAGGGAAATATACTGGGTGGAACAACGGCTGGGTGGATAGTGATCACAACTGGGTGGGCCATGGGTGTAACTGTTGGGGTCTACGCGAGCTTCTGGGCCAGTGGTGGGCATATAAACCCTGCAGTAACCATAGCCCTTGCCTCGCTAGGTCTCTTCCCATGGTCTATGGTTCCGGGCTATATAGTCTCCCAGGTTCTAGGAGCGTTTGTTGGGGCGGTGATAGTGTATCTAGCCTATATGGATCACTTCAGAGAGACGCAGGATAAAGCTGCGAAGTTAGGGGTATTCTCGACGATCCCCCAGATAAGGAGTCTTCCTAAGAACTTCGTAACAGAGGTCATAGGAACCCTGGTGCTTATGCTAGGTGTTCTAGCAATAACAAGTAGACAGGCGGGTGTGCCACCATATCTAGCACCAGCTCTCGTGGGTTTCCTAGTATGGGGGATTGGCCTCAGCCTCGGGGGACCCACGGGCTATGCTATAAACCCTGCAAGGGATCTAGGCCCTAGAATAGCGCACCAGCTTCTACCAATACCTGGAAAGGGCTCCTCTGACTGGGTGTACGGGGCAACAGTGCCGATCTTCGGCCCGATAGTGGGAGCCCTACTGGGAGCCCTAATCTGGAGGCTATATACCTTATGA
- a CDS encoding alpha/beta hydrolase codes for MVLILGDGIRFIDISTHVIAFRRDGGLRRPPIIFLHTLGGDMMQWVVSDVYKDLVGRGLEVYAVDLDGHGFSGRNPYDEEFMKIERLASSIASFVERAGVEKPVLVGISLGGSVAILARALLKERALGALALAPMVRGDPDRFSKLASLWERVSDPEEAIEIMANTLKHSTPGIEEKEIYRYLVERIAWRFHFRVDLVKTIASFYRYNQDINLAEIVGDLSNKMVTIIGCDRDPLVSQEDLERFSRSTGATLKIFRGCGHMLIYEKPGEIVDEILSIIDRGRAL; via the coding sequence GTGGTCCTAATCCTTGGCGATGGGATTAGATTTATAGATATCTCAACACATGTGATAGCCTTTAGAAGGGATGGGGGTTTGAGGAGGCCTCCAATAATATTTCTCCACACCCTTGGAGGGGATATGATGCAATGGGTTGTGAGCGATGTATATAAAGATCTTGTGGGGAGGGGTTTGGAAGTATATGCTGTGGATCTCGATGGACATGGATTCTCAGGTAGAAACCCGTATGACGAGGAGTTCATGAAGATAGAGAGGCTTGCATCGAGCATAGCATCCTTTGTAGAGAGAGCAGGTGTTGAGAAACCGGTGCTAGTGGGTATAAGCCTTGGAGGCTCCGTAGCGATTCTAGCTAGAGCCCTTTTAAAGGAGAGGGCCTTAGGCGCTCTAGCATTGGCACCCATGGTAAGGGGGGATCCAGATAGGTTTTCCAAGCTCGCATCGCTATGGGAGAGGGTATCAGATCCAGAGGAGGCTATCGAGATCATGGCTAACACGCTGAAGCACTCCACCCCTGGGATAGAGGAGAAGGAGATCTATAGATACCTTGTGGAGAGGATAGCATGGAGATTCCACTTTAGAGTTGATCTTGTGAAGACAATTGCGAGCTTCTATAGATACAACCAGGACATAAATCTCGCAGAGATCGTCGGCGATCTATCGAATAAAATGGTAACCATTATAGGATGCGATAGAGATCCGCTAGTAAGCCAAGAAGATCTCGAGAGATTCTCAAGATCAACGGGGGCTACCCTAAAAATATTCAGGGGATGCGGGCATATGCTCATATATGAGAAGCCAGGGGAGATAGTAGATGAGATCCTCAGCATAATAGATAGGGGCAGAGCCCTCTAG
- the glpK gene encoding glycerol kinase GlpK: MPEKKYVLAIDQGTTGTRAMLITHEGVPARGGWAYLEHTQIYPKPGWVEHDPMEIWEKTKAVIKEVIERSKIDPREIAAIGVTNQRETTVIWDPRTGVPLYRAIVWQDRRTSGLVDYLRANYFKTIQEKTGLVPDAYFSSTKIWWLLDNVPGLREKASKGEAVFGTIDTWIIWNLTRGGRSNLTPERGGAHVTDYSNASRTMLFNIEKLDWDRELLEIQGKIPEEMLPLPRPSSDREVYGYTGPEVSGILGGAEIPVTGDAGDQQAALFGQAGFDVGEVKSTYGTGNFILMNIGRSPVRSKANLLTTIYYSTEPGKAYYALEGSIFITGAAIQWLRDGLKIIEVSAEINPLAESASDTGGVYFVPAFVGLGAPYWDMYARGLIIGITRGTERKHIARATLEAIAYLTRDVLEAMISDTGRSIPRLKVDGGAAKSDFLMQFQADITGIEVWRPKVFETTSLGAAYLAGLAVGFWRDLEEIRANWALDRVFKPLMDPERREKLYAGWRAAVKRALGWAREVPWAYGIEG, encoded by the coding sequence ATGCCTGAGAAGAAATATGTTCTAGCCATTGATCAAGGAACCACCGGTACGAGGGCCATGTTGATAACCCATGAGGGGGTTCCTGCGAGAGGTGGTTGGGCTTATCTCGAGCATACCCAGATATATCCAAAGCCTGGGTGGGTTGAGCATGATCCTATGGAGATATGGGAGAAGACTAAGGCTGTGATTAAGGAGGTGATCGAGAGATCCAAGATAGATCCAAGGGAGATCGCTGCTATAGGGGTTACGAATCAGAGGGAGACAACAGTAATCTGGGATCCCAGAACAGGTGTCCCACTATATAGGGCGATAGTTTGGCAGGATAGGAGAACCTCAGGCCTGGTTGACTATCTAAGGGCTAACTACTTCAAAACTATACAGGAGAAAACAGGGTTGGTGCCGGATGCATATTTCTCCAGCACAAAGATATGGTGGCTTCTAGACAATGTCCCAGGTCTTAGGGAGAAGGCCTCCAAGGGCGAGGCTGTCTTTGGAACAATAGATACATGGATAATATGGAACCTAACAAGGGGCGGGAGATCTAACCTCACACCTGAGAGGGGAGGGGCTCATGTTACTGATTATAGCAATGCCTCTAGAACCATGCTGTTCAACATAGAGAAGCTCGATTGGGATAGAGAGCTGCTGGAGATCCAAGGAAAGATCCCTGAGGAGATGCTCCCCCTGCCAAGGCCCTCAAGCGATAGAGAGGTATACGGCTACACAGGCCCAGAGGTATCAGGGATCTTAGGGGGCGCCGAGATCCCTGTGACAGGGGATGCAGGGGATCAACAGGCAGCTCTATTCGGCCAAGCGGGCTTCGATGTGGGTGAGGTGAAATCAACATATGGCACGGGGAACTTCATCCTCATGAACATTGGGAGAAGCCCTGTGAGATCCAAGGCTAACCTGCTGACAACGATATACTACTCAACAGAGCCTGGCAAGGCATACTATGCCCTTGAGGGTAGTATATTTATAACGGGGGCTGCGATCCAGTGGCTCAGGGATGGGCTAAAGATAATAGAGGTCTCGGCAGAGATCAACCCGCTGGCCGAGTCTGCAAGCGACACAGGAGGAGTATACTTCGTCCCAGCCTTCGTAGGGCTGGGAGCACCCTATTGGGATATGTATGCCAGGGGGCTTATAATAGGTATTACAAGGGGGACCGAGAGGAAGCATATCGCGAGGGCCACTCTAGAGGCTATAGCATATCTAACCAGAGACGTGCTCGAGGCCATGATAAGCGATACGGGGAGGAGCATACCGAGGCTAAAGGTGGATGGGGGAGCTGCTAAGAGCGACTTCCTAATGCAGTTCCAAGCAGATATAACTGGGATAGAGGTTTGGAGGCCAAAGGTCTTTGAAACAACATCCCTTGGAGCGGCATATCTAGCAGGCCTTGCAGTCGGGTTCTGGAGGGATCTAGAGGAGATAAGGGCTAACTGGGCCCTAGACAGGGTATTCAAGCCATTAATGGATCCCGAGAGGAGGGAGAAGCTCTACGCCGGGTGGAGGGCAGCGGTTAAAAGAGCCCTTGGATGGGCTAGGGAGGTTCCATGGGCATATGGCATCGAGGGATAG
- a CDS encoding prolyl oligopeptidase family serine peptidase: protein MRNDSMEEIATPYASNSPRRRAVVFHGSGSSPSSVTWLARIIGERGFAVDAPDSSGDVIQVAEEYAKKGFDLYAGHSRGGSIALIASALAGRGAVITVGTPADRLLQARWLSLHQPGSVQRTLYQDLERRLGNPWEDPIPYDRTSLIRYTRYVRGPVLIIHGDSDPIVRSYHADILEDFLRLSGAHVEKILVRGMGHAPRREHIEIIRRAIHSFLERHGL from the coding sequence ATGAGGAATGACAGCATGGAGGAGATCGCTACCCCCTATGCTTCTAATAGCCCTAGGAGGAGGGCTGTTGTCTTCCACGGCTCTGGCTCCTCTCCGAGCTCTGTTACTTGGCTCGCTAGAATCATTGGTGAGAGGGGTTTTGCTGTAGATGCTCCTGATTCGAGTGGTGATGTTATCCAGGTTGCTGAGGAGTATGCTAAAAAGGGTTTTGATCTATATGCAGGCCACTCCAGAGGGGGATCTATTGCTCTGATAGCCTCAGCCCTAGCCGGGAGAGGTGCTGTGATAACCGTGGGAACACCCGCAGACAGGCTTCTCCAGGCTAGATGGCTCTCCCTACACCAACCTGGGAGTGTTCAGAGAACACTCTATCAGGATCTAGAGAGGAGGCTTGGAAACCCGTGGGAGGATCCGATCCCCTATGATAGGACATCCCTGATCCGCTATACTAGATATGTGAGAGGCCCCGTGCTTATTATCCACGGCGATAGCGATCCAATAGTTAGGAGCTATCACGCAGATATCCTAGAGGACTTCCTAAGACTCTCTGGAGCCCATGTAGAGAAGATCTTGGTTAGAGGTATGGGCCATGCTCCTAGGAGGGAACATATAGAGATTATAAGAAGGGCTATCCACAGCTTTCTCGAAAGACACGGGCTATAG